The following proteins are co-located in the Spea bombifrons isolate aSpeBom1 chromosome 3, aSpeBom1.2.pri, whole genome shotgun sequence genome:
- the CMPK2 gene encoding UMP-CMP kinase 2, mitochondrial isoform X2, which translates to MFLSLVQSWSSHRTFSLLVYKWRARFKSSLMMASCLSQDTSAWEARVYAVDAGSTEGYTHPFYFTCQGSSLSSVSPSGWPALSQGGCAHSVSITTPHRISAVKLHKTLGQQMTQQLEGNCHVLRLFSYLPNDPFGSLERGFFVVHTKPCPSIESMLETLLKEYKEQVRFCSYRAGPGGEIWQNMRNFDGEGKETETCQVVRVEAPTPCPLVANIKRSAVFYNLEDACAVLQECSAFIPDASHILNLLEEKNKIIHTKGGFPVIVIEGLDATGKSTLTESLKDSMNATLLKSPPDCISQWRKIFDHEPSLLRRAYYAVGNYIGAAEIAEASQRSPVIVDRYWHSTAAYAIATEIGGGVYNLPARHDAIYQWPEDLLKPDLVILLTVSDVERILRLRKRGLAETLEEKELAVNSMFRQKNIVLLLHEEPI; encoded by the exons ATGTTCCTCTCCTTGGTGCAGAGCTGGAGCTCACACAGAACGTTCTCACTGCTGGTCTACAAGTGGAGAGCTAGGTTTAAATCCTCCCTGATGATGGCCAGCTGTCTGAGCCAGGACACTTCAGCCTGGGAAGCCCGTGTGTATGCTGTGGATGCCGGCTCCACTGAAGGATATACCCATCCATTCTACTTTACATGCCAGGGCAGCAGCCTTTCCTCTGTCAGCCCATCTGGGTGGCCAGCACTGTCCCAAGGTGGCTGTGCCCATTCAGTGTCCATAACTACCCCCCATAGGATCAGTGCAgttaaattacataaaacattgggGCAGCAGATGACCCAGCAGCTGGAGGGGAACTGTCACGTTCTAAGGCTCTTCTCATACCTTCCAAATGACCCTTTTGGGTCTCTAGAAAGGGGGTTCTTTGTAGTGCATACAAAACCTTGCCCCTCCATTGAAAGCATGTTGGAGACCCTGCTAAAGGAGTACAAGGAGCAAGTTCGCTTCTGCAGCTACCGGGCAGGGCCAGGGGGTGAAATCTGGCAGAATATGCGGAACTTCGATGGTGAAGGGAAAGAGACCGAAACGTGCCAGGTGGTGAGAGTGGAGGCACCTACACCATGCCCCCTAGTGGCTAACATTAAGAGGTCCGCTGTCTTTTACAATTTGGAGGATGCTTGTGCTGTCTTGCAAGAG tgttcaGCATTCATTCCTGATGCTAGCCATATTTTAAACCTactggaggaaaaaaataaaatcattcatACTAAAGGAGGCTTTCCAGTCATTGTAATTGAAGGACTTGATGCAACTG GGAAAAGTACTCTAACGGAATCTCTAAAGGATTCCATGAATGCCACGTTGCTTAAATCACCCCCGGACTGCATCAGCCAGTGGAGGAAAATCTTTGACCACGAGCCGTCCCTTCTAAGGAGAGCGTACTATGCAGTGGGGAATTACATAGGAGCAGCTGAAATAGCAGAAGCATCTCAGAGATCTCCGGTTATCGTGGACAG GTATTGGCACAGTACCGCTGCATATGCCATAGCCACCGAAATAGGAGGCGGTGTGTATAACCTTCCAGCCAGACATGATGCCATCTACCAGTGGCCAGAAGACCTTCTAAAACCGGACCTGGTCATTTTATTGACTGTCAGTGACGTGGAAAGAATATTGCGACTACGCAAGAGAGGGCTGGCAGAAACGCTGGAAGAGAAAGAGCTGGCGGTTAACAGCATGTTTCGGCAAAA AAATATTGTGCTCTTGCTCCATGAAGAACCTATATGA
- the RSAD2 gene encoding radical S-adenosyl methionine domain-containing protein 2, with protein MLSIFKLSMMGIFAFIWDNLKFLMQCMKMQSFWCWLQFLGLEKVTSPKNSVIQNSPGVIPTSVNYHFTRQCNYKCGFCFHTAKTSFVLPLEEAKKGLHLLKVAGMEKINFSGGEPFLQDRGNFVGKMVQFCKQELKLPSVSIVSNGSLITERWFKTYGEYLDILAVSCDSFDEEVNKLIGRGQGQRNHVEKLMQIRKWCQEYNVAFKINSVINRFNMDEDMTNELTRINPIRWKVFQCLIIEGENCGEDALRQAEKFIISNEEFNNFLSRHKNIKCLVPESNKQMRDSYLILDEYMRFLDCRKGRKDPSKSILDVGVENAIKFSGFDEKMFFKRGGKYVWSKADLKLDW; from the exons ATGCTATCCATATTCAAACTGTCAATGATGGGCATATTTGCATTTATCTGGGACAATCTGAAGTTTCTCATGCAATGTATGAAGATGCAGTCTTTCTGGTGTTGGCTACAGTTTTTGGGATTAGAGAAAGTGACATCTCCAAAGAACTCGGTAATCCAGAATTCTCCTGGAGTCATCCCCACCAGTGTGAATTACCACTTCACTCGACAGTGCAATTATAAATGCGGATTCTGCTTTCATACAGCAAAGACATCTTTTGTGTTACCTCTGGAAGAAGCCAAGAAAGGACTTCACCTTTTAAAAGTTGCAG gtatggaaaaaataaatttttcagGAGGAGAACCATTCCTTCAAGACAGAGGGAACTTTGTTGGCAAAATGGTTCAGTTCTGCAAACAGGAGCTTAAGCTGCCAAGTGTTAGCATTGTGAGCAATGGAAGTTTGATCACAGAGAGATGGTTCAAAACATATG GTGAATATCTCGATATACTTGCTGTATCCTGTGATAGCTTTGATGAAGAAGTTAACAAATTAATAGGACGTGGTCAAGGCCAAAGAAATCATGTGGAAAAGTTGATGCAGATCAGGAAGTGGTGCCAGGAATATAATGTGGCATTCAAAATAAATTCTGTCATCAATCGATTTAATATGGACGAAGACATGACCAACGAGCTTACGAGGATAAACCCAATACGCTGGAAG GTCTTTCAATGCCTTATTATTGAGGGTGAAAACTGTGGAGAGGATGCATTGAGACAAGCGGAGAAATTCATTATAAGTAATGAAGAGTTCAACAATTTTCTCAGTCGTCATAAGAACATTAAATGtttggttcctgaatctaacaAGCAG ATGCGCGATTCTTATCTCATTTTGGATGAATAT ATGCGTTTCCTGGATTGCAGAAAAGGGCGAAAGGATCCTTCCAAATCCATCCTAGATGTGGGAGTTGAAAACGCAATTAAATTTAGTGGATTTGATGAGAAGATGTTTTTCAAAAGAGGAGGAAAATATGTGTGGAGCAAAGCAGATTTAAAGCTGGATTGGTGA
- the CMPK2 gene encoding UMP-CMP kinase 2, mitochondrial isoform X1, whose amino-acid sequence MFLSLVQSWSSHRTFSLLVYKWRARFKSSLMMASCLSQDTSAWEARVYAVDAGSTEGYTHPFYFTCQGSSLSSVSPSGWPALSQGGCAHSVSITTPHRISAVKLHKTLGQQMTQQLEGNCHVLRLFSYLPNDPFGSLERGFFVVHTKPCPSIESMLETLLKEYKEQVRFCSYRAGPGGEIWQNMRNFDGEGKETETCQVVRVEAPTPCPLVANIKRSAVFYNLEDACAVLQECSAFIPDASHILNLLEEKNKIIHTKGGFPVIVIEGLDATGKSTLTESLKDSMNATLLKSPPDCISQWRKIFDHEPSLLRRAYYAVGNYIGAAEIAEASQRSPVIVDRYWHSTAAYAIATEIGGGVYNLPARHDAIYQWPEDLLKPDLVILLTVSDVERILRLRKRGLAETLEEKELAVNSMFRQKVEEAYKRMENPACKIIDASASKEVVLRNALSIIQKYCALAP is encoded by the exons ATGTTCCTCTCCTTGGTGCAGAGCTGGAGCTCACACAGAACGTTCTCACTGCTGGTCTACAAGTGGAGAGCTAGGTTTAAATCCTCCCTGATGATGGCCAGCTGTCTGAGCCAGGACACTTCAGCCTGGGAAGCCCGTGTGTATGCTGTGGATGCCGGCTCCACTGAAGGATATACCCATCCATTCTACTTTACATGCCAGGGCAGCAGCCTTTCCTCTGTCAGCCCATCTGGGTGGCCAGCACTGTCCCAAGGTGGCTGTGCCCATTCAGTGTCCATAACTACCCCCCATAGGATCAGTGCAgttaaattacataaaacattgggGCAGCAGATGACCCAGCAGCTGGAGGGGAACTGTCACGTTCTAAGGCTCTTCTCATACCTTCCAAATGACCCTTTTGGGTCTCTAGAAAGGGGGTTCTTTGTAGTGCATACAAAACCTTGCCCCTCCATTGAAAGCATGTTGGAGACCCTGCTAAAGGAGTACAAGGAGCAAGTTCGCTTCTGCAGCTACCGGGCAGGGCCAGGGGGTGAAATCTGGCAGAATATGCGGAACTTCGATGGTGAAGGGAAAGAGACCGAAACGTGCCAGGTGGTGAGAGTGGAGGCACCTACACCATGCCCCCTAGTGGCTAACATTAAGAGGTCCGCTGTCTTTTACAATTTGGAGGATGCTTGTGCTGTCTTGCAAGAG tgttcaGCATTCATTCCTGATGCTAGCCATATTTTAAACCTactggaggaaaaaaataaaatcattcatACTAAAGGAGGCTTTCCAGTCATTGTAATTGAAGGACTTGATGCAACTG GGAAAAGTACTCTAACGGAATCTCTAAAGGATTCCATGAATGCCACGTTGCTTAAATCACCCCCGGACTGCATCAGCCAGTGGAGGAAAATCTTTGACCACGAGCCGTCCCTTCTAAGGAGAGCGTACTATGCAGTGGGGAATTACATAGGAGCAGCTGAAATAGCAGAAGCATCTCAGAGATCTCCGGTTATCGTGGACAG GTATTGGCACAGTACCGCTGCATATGCCATAGCCACCGAAATAGGAGGCGGTGTGTATAACCTTCCAGCCAGACATGATGCCATCTACCAGTGGCCAGAAGACCTTCTAAAACCGGACCTGGTCATTTTATTGACTGTCAGTGACGTGGAAAGAATATTGCGACTACGCAAGAGAGGGCTGGCAGAAACGCTGGAAGAGAAAGAGCTGGCGGTTAACAGCATGTTTCGGCAAAA GGTGGAAGAAGCATACAAGAGAATGGAAAATCCTGCCTGCAAAATAATTGATGCTAGTGCCTCAAAGGAGGTTGTTTTAAGAAATGCTTTATCTATTATACAGAAATATTGTGCTCTTGCTCCATGA